AATACGATTATGTCGAGACTCAAAGAATATATTAATGAAAAAGTTGAACATAAATCAGCCTTTTGGCAGCTCAAAGTTCGTGAGGGTAAAATGATCGGAGATTTCATGGTCGAGATCATAACTTCTTCGGATGAGCTTCCGGACAAAAGTGGAATTGTGAATACGCTTAAAAGCATCAAGGGGGTCAAGTCGGTTTACCATACCATTGCGCCAGGAAAATCGCTTAAAAAGTTACAACGACGGCTTTTATTCGGTAGTCCGGTAATTTACGAAAAAATTGGCACATACAACTTTCAAATTTCCCCGGAATCTTTTTTTCAAACCAATTCTCTTGGAGTGAAAACACTTTATGATGTAATTAAAAATTATGCCAATATCGAGGTAGGGGATAATGTTTTTGATCTCTACTGCGGAACAGGAACAATAGGAATTTATCTCTCAACTTTGGCAAAAAATGTAACCGGGGTTGAAATTGTTCCGGAAGCGGTTCGTGATGCTATCGATAACGCCAAAATTAACAAGCGCCACAATGTAGAATTTGTGCATAATGATGCCCTAAAATTTTTAGGTTCCTCTTCTTGTGAATTGGAAAACTCAATTATTATTCTCGACCCGCCGCGTGCCGGATTAGATAAGCGTTTGATTAAAATACTTTCCAAGGTGAATTTTAAGCGAATTGTTTATACCTCCTGCAATCCGGCGACGTTTGCTCGCGACATCAAGTACTTCAAAGAAGTCGGTCTTAAACTTACCCGGTTGCAGCCGATCGATATGTTTCCACAAACCCACCACATTGAATGCGTAGGTGTCATCGTTCGATGACTTAATGTCAAAAACCTAATTATAAATTTCAAATAAAAATTCTAAAAATCAAATTCAATAATTATGCTGGATGTAAATTTTATTTATCATTTGACATTTGAAATTTAATATTTGCCGAACTTATCCACAGGGCTCTATTGACAATGTTCGGTGTTTGTTTGGTATCATTATATTATGAACCGAACAAAAACCGAATATAAATATTTTAATTTAAAAGGACCATTCAATGACGGCTGGATTTAATCTCCTCTGAAATCCAGCCGTCAGATGGGGGATAATTATGGAACCATTAACAAGAAGGCAAAAGGAAATATTAGATTTTATCCGTAATTTCATCGATGAAAACGGATATGCGCCTAGCTATCGTGAAATTGCCTATTACTTTGAGCTATCTTCCACCGGCACCGTCGCCGAATACATCGCTATCCTCGAAGAAAAGGGCTACCTCTCAAAAGAAGCGATGGATGCTAGATCTATCCAATTGACCCCAGCATTTGCTTCAGGTATCGAATCATTTGAAATTCCGCTTTCAGGCATGATCGACGCCGGAAAGCCGATCGAGGCCATCCGCACCAATGAAACTATCGACATTCCTCGCGACATGATGGGCAAGAAAACTTTCGCTCTCCGCGTAAGAGGGGAATCGATGATTGAAGATGGCATCCTTGACGGCGATTATGTAATCATCGAACAAACCAATTCTCCCAAAAATGGAGATATTGTTGTTGCCCTTGTTGACAATGCTAATGCCACTCTGAAGCGCTTCTATGACGAAAAAAACCAGATCCGGCTTCAGCCGGCAAATAGTTCTATGAGACCGATGCGCTTTGCCAAAAAACGCGTCACGATACAGGGAAAGGTTAGGGGAGTAATCAGAAAATTTTAAGACCTGTGCAATAATACATTTTTGTGCTAATATCCGCTTGTTGTTACACAACTGGAGGTGTTGGCAATGTCAGCGTTTTCTCTCAGGAAAACCGCCGTGAAGAAACCCGGGGCTTGTCCGATCTGTCACGATACCGGAATGCATCGGTCTGGCGGTCGAACTCGCAACTGCAGCTGCCCGAAGGGCCGCGAACTCGCCAAGAAGGAGAAGGCCAACCGCGCGGAAGCGAAGAGAGCAGCCAAGAAGAAGTAGTAGTCAGGGCCAACGCCTCGACCCGGTAACCCGCCACTTAAGGCGGGTTTGCTGGTTTATTTGACAGTATTTTTGTGTCAATATATACTATTTGTAAATGCAAACAGAAAAAAGAAAATTGATAAAATTTTCGAATTACAGCCTTTGCGTTACTTTGCCCAAATGGGTCATCCGTGAACTCAAATGGAATAAGGGTGATCTTGTGAACATGGAGGTTGATTCTGATGGCGGAACAATTCACATATCAAAGGGCAAAAAACGGGCTATCAAAACAAACACTGAGGCCAAAAATAAGGCTGGTTTACGCTGGTAAAAACTTGAAATTAATGTAAGGCGCGGCGTTTGTCGCTTTTTTAGTATCAATTTGTGATTTAATTATTTTAAAATAGAACTTCATGCGCATGTTACAGCTGCGAGGCCCCCACCTCGGGCGAAGAAGCCATTCAGGTTATGAATATCTGATAAAGCATGAAACTAGGGTAATGAAAAAGTTGAATCGAAAATTTTTTGAACGGGATGCTGAAATTGTAGCTCAAAACCTTTTGGGTAAATATTTTATGTATAAAACAAAAACAGGAATTATCGAAGGAAAAATCGTGGAAACCGAAGCTTATGGTGGGCCAGATGACCTCGCATCCCATGCTAGATTTGTGAGTAGCAGCCGCAATCAATTGATGTATGAACAAGGCGGGACATTGTATGTTTATCTGGTTTACGGAATATATTATCTTACAAATATCATCGCCGGGAAAAAAGGAAAACCCAGCGGAGTTCTAATTCGTTCGGCGGAAATTGATTCTGCTTCGTCCAATAAAGCAGCGACTGGGCCAGGCAAATTTTCACAATACTTCAAAATTAATCTTTCACACAAGGGATTGGACATTGTAAATTCAGATAAGATTTTTATTGAAGATAGGGGAAACGATATTTCCGATTCTGATATAATTAAGACGAAACGGGTCGGAGTTGATTATGCGGGCCATTCCAAAGACTGGGACTTAAGATTTTATATTAAAGACAATAAATTTATTAGCAAAAGATAATTTTGTATGGCAAAAGTTGCATTTATAAAATCAAACGATCGCAGGTATAATATCTCCAGATCTTTGTCACTTATAAAAAGCGAGATAATTTCTGGTCTTAAAAACGCTAAAAAAGTTGTAG
The window above is part of the Patescibacteria group bacterium genome. Proteins encoded here:
- the rlmD gene encoding 23S rRNA (uracil(1939)-C(5))-methyltransferase RlmD, giving the protein MKINIEKIVFAGCGLGHLKYGKKLQGHENSPGKAVFVKKVVPGDIVEIKLTDEKKDHAFGIVKEVIKPSPMRIDPPCPYFYQCGGCEHQNLSYPNQLKIKDELFKELIQRRGIQINSEPMISGSNHPFFYRNSIRFFFIIDENNKISFARHHFKYDQGYVKVDSCLLQSETCNTIMSRLKEYINEKVEHKSAFWQLKVREGKMIGDFMVEIITSSDELPDKSGIVNTLKSIKGVKSVYHTIAPGKSLKKLQRRLLFGSPVIYEKIGTYNFQISPESFFQTNSLGVKTLYDVIKNYANIEVGDNVFDLYCGTGTIGIYLSTLAKNVTGVEIVPEAVRDAIDNAKINKRHNVEFVHNDALKFLGSSSCELENSIIILDPPRAGLDKRLIKILSKVNFKRIVYTSCNPATFARDIKYFKEVGLKLTRLQPIDMFPQTHHIECVGVIVR
- the lexA gene encoding transcriptional repressor LexA; protein product: MEPLTRRQKEILDFIRNFIDENGYAPSYREIAYYFELSSTGTVAEYIAILEEKGYLSKEAMDARSIQLTPAFASGIESFEIPLSGMIDAGKPIEAIRTNETIDIPRDMMGKKTFALRVRGESMIEDGILDGDYVIIEQTNSPKNGDIVVALVDNANATLKRFYDEKNQIRLQPANSSMRPMRFAKKRVTIQGKVRGVIRKF
- a CDS encoding AbrB/MazE/SpoVT family DNA-binding domain-containing protein produces the protein MQTEKRKLIKFSNYSLCVTLPKWVIRELKWNKGDLVNMEVDSDGGTIHISKGKKRAIKTNTEAKNKAGLRW
- a CDS encoding DNA-3-methyladenine glycosylase codes for the protein MKKLNRKFFERDAEIVAQNLLGKYFMYKTKTGIIEGKIVETEAYGGPDDLASHARFVSSSRNQLMYEQGGTLYVYLVYGIYYLTNIIAGKKGKPSGVLIRSAEIDSASSNKAATGPGKFSQYFKINLSHKGLDIVNSDKIFIEDRGNDISDSDIIKTKRVGVDYAGHSKDWDLRFYIKDNKFISKR